The genomic region GAGCGTTTGCGCGAGGCGCTCGTGGCGGCGCGATCCGTCGATGCGGGGGCTGTTGCGCAGAGGTTTGCGCTTGAACCTGCTCGCATTAAGGAGGCTGTGCATGCGGCGCGGGTTGAGGCCGTACAGGTGGGGGTTTTTAGTTAGGGATTTTTAGTTCGTACTTAGTTTCGTTGGCGCTTATTTTTGTTGGTGCTGATTGTTCGTGTCGGTCTATTCGGTGCTTTGCTTCGGTGCTTAGTTTTGGTGTCGGTCTATTAGCGTTGCCCCTCCCCGGGGCGGGGGTCACTTTCTTTGCTGCTGCAAAGAAAGTAACCAAAGAAAGCAGCTTTTCAAGCCCGCAGCAGCTAGTGCCTGAGCAGCTTCCGGCAAGACGGTGGCAATCTAACTAATCAACAGCCTTGAATGAGCTTCCACGCCCGCGGAGCGCCACGTCCTGCGAGCCCCTTGGCTCGTTAACACCCAGGGTTTGCGCCGGTAAGCGCGCTTGCTCGCGTTAGCGTCTACAGCAAGCAAACTGCCGGTGTCTCAAACGCCGATGCGGTTCGCTCCAACAGGACCGAACCGCAGGCGAGAACGCGAAATGGGAGAGTGGTTTTGACGAGCCAAGGAACTCGCAGGACGTGGCGCTCAGCGGGCGCGGAAGGTCATTCAAGGCTCTCTATTAACCGAGCGCCAATGCTCTTTCCGCAAGCTGCCCACGCGCTAGTTGCTGCGGGCTTGAGAAGCTGCTTTCTTTGGTTACTTTCTTGGACCTATCCGTAATTCCGTGGGCGAGGCATATCATGAGAGGTAAAAGTCATGGATATGCCGATGAAGAAGAAACGCACCGTCGCGTCCCAGGCAGCGGCCCGCGGGCCGCTGCCTGAGTTGCCTGAAGCGCTGCTTGATGAGCTGGTGAAGGGTCCGATGACGCCCGGTGAGGTCCAGGACCTGATGCTGGCGTTCAACAAGGCGCTCATCGAACGCGCGATGGGCGCGGAAATGAGCATGCATCTGGGCTACCGGCCCGGCCAGCCCAAGCCTGCCGAGCAGACCAATGAACGCAACGGCGCCAGCGGCAAGACCGTCATCACCGAGCGCGGCGCGGTGCGGGTCGATCTGCCGCGCGACCGTGAAGGCAGCTTCGAGCCGATCCTGATTCCCAGGCACGAGCGCCGTTTCGCGGGCTTTGACGAGCGCATCATCGCCATGTACGCACGCGGCATGAGCGTGCGCGAGATTCAGGCATTTCTGGCCGAAAGCTATGGCACCGAGGTCTCACCCGATTTCATCAGTTCGGTCACCGATGAGGTGATGGCTGAAACGCTGGCCTGGCAAAGCCGTCCACTCGAGGCGATGTACCCGGTGGTGTTCTTCGACGCGCTGCGCGTGAAGATCCGTGGCGACGGCGTGGTGAGCAACAAGGCGGTGTATCTGGCGCTGGGCATTCAGGCCGACGGCCAGCGCGACGTGCTCGGCCTGTGGATCGAGCAGACCGAAGGCGCGAAGTTCTGGCTGAAGGTGTTCAATGAACTGAAGACCAGGGGCTGCCAGGACATCCTGATCGCGGTCGTCGACGGCCTGAAGGGGCTGGCCGAGGCGATCGGCACAGCGTACCCGCGCACGGCCGTGCAGACCTGCATCGTGCACCTGATCCGCAACAGCCTGGAATACGCCAGCTACAAGGACCGTAAAAGCGTCGCCGCCGCGTTGCGTCCGATCTATGGGGCGGCCAGCGAACAGGCCGCGCAGCAGGCGCTGGAGGCCTTTGCCGAAGGGCCATGGGGCGCGAAGTATCCGACCATCGTGCAGTCATGGCGACGGGCATGGGAGAACGTCACACCGTTCTTTGTGTTTCCCCCGGCGATACGCCGGGTGGTGTACACCACCAATGCCATTGAGAGTCTGAACATGCAACTGCGCAAGATCATCAGGACGCGCGGCCACTTCCCCAACGACGAGGCCGCCATCAAGCTGCTTTGGCTGGCATTGCGCAATGTGCTGGCGAAGTCGGTACGGGCGGCATTTGACTGGTCCTCCGGACCTATCCGTAATTCCGTGGGCGAGGCATATCATGAGAGGTAAAAGTCATGGATATGCCGATGAAGAAGAAACGCACCGTCGCGTCTC from Caballeronia sp. Lep1P3 harbors:
- a CDS encoding IS256 family transposase, which gives rise to MPMKKKRTVASQAAARGPLPELPEALLDELVKGPMTPGEVQDLMLAFNKALIERAMGAEMSMHLGYRPGQPKPAEQTNERNGASGKTVITERGAVRVDLPRDREGSFEPILIPRHERRFAGFDERIIAMYARGMSVREIQAFLAESYGTEVSPDFISSVTDEVMAETLAWQSRPLEAMYPVVFFDALRVKIRGDGVVSNKAVYLALGIQADGQRDVLGLWIEQTEGAKFWLKVFNELKTRGCQDILIAVVDGLKGLAEAIGTAYPRTAVQTCIVHLIRNSLEYASYKDRKSVAAALRPIYGAASEQAAQQALEAFAEGPWGAKYPTIVQSWRRAWENVTPFFVFPPAIRRVVYTTNAIESLNMQLRKIIRTRGHFPNDEAAIKLLWLALRNVLAKSVRAAFDWSSGPIRNSVGEAYHER